A genomic stretch from Mycobacterium paraterrae includes:
- a CDS encoding acyl-CoA thioesterase II: MSDFDELIEVLDLHHEGDELFVGTHPSKNPPRTFGGLMMAQAFVAASRTRARNLPPNALSAHFINGGDTSKDMQFQVVRLRDERRFANRRVDITQDGILLTTVMISYLAGGSGLEHHVEPPDVADPEDVPPLRERLRGYEDRVPLFVNALQPIEWRYTNEPSWVMRDRGHQLDYNRVWVKADGELPSDPVLHTAALLYSSDTTVLDSIITTHGLSWGYDRIFAATVNHSVWFHRQVNFNDWVLYSTSSPVAADSRGLGTGYFFDRSRRPVASVVQEGLVKYFPDKS, from the coding sequence ATGTCCGACTTCGACGAACTGATAGAGGTCCTCGACCTGCACCACGAGGGCGACGAGTTATTCGTCGGTACCCACCCCAGCAAGAACCCGCCGCGCACCTTCGGTGGACTGATGATGGCGCAGGCCTTCGTCGCCGCCAGTCGCACGCGCGCCCGCAACCTACCGCCCAACGCGCTGTCCGCCCACTTCATCAACGGCGGTGACACCAGCAAGGACATGCAGTTCCAGGTGGTCCGGCTGCGGGACGAACGCCGCTTCGCCAACCGTCGCGTCGACATCACCCAGGACGGAATCCTGTTGACCACGGTGATGATCTCCTACCTCGCCGGCGGCAGCGGTCTCGAGCACCATGTCGAACCGCCCGACGTCGCCGATCCCGAAGACGTCCCACCGCTGCGGGAGCGGTTGCGGGGCTATGAGGACCGGGTGCCCCTGTTCGTGAACGCGTTGCAGCCCATCGAGTGGCGATACACCAACGAGCCGTCGTGGGTGATGCGCGATCGAGGCCACCAGCTGGACTACAACCGGGTGTGGGTCAAGGCCGACGGGGAGTTGCCCAGCGACCCCGTATTGCACACCGCCGCACTGCTTTACAGCTCCGACACCACCGTCTTGGATTCGATCATCACAACGCACGGCCTGTCCTGGGGATACGATCGCATCTTCGCGGCGACGGTCAACCATTCGGTCTGGTTCCACCGCCAGGTGAACTTCAACGACTGGGTGTTGTATTCGACGTCCTCGCCCGTCGCGGCGGATTCGAGGGGCCTCGGTACCGGCTACTTCTTCGACCGTTCGCGGCGCCCGGTGGCCAGCGTGGTTCAAGAGGGCCTGGTCAAATATTTTCCCGACAAGAGCTGA
- a CDS encoding DUF4190 domain-containing protein produces MTGTSDQPVGRENPAETPHPGPLYPYPPGYPPPSYAFPPAAPPKNGFGMAALVLAVIGLLSVATVFAPIALGAAAVILGVLGRGRANRGIANNGGVAIAGIVLGALAIVVGLAFIAIWTTVWKDVRGGDFIDCIQRAGNNQAAEQHCADQFRHSVQDRLSVTLTPKSAP; encoded by the coding sequence ATGACCGGAACGTCGGACCAGCCGGTGGGACGGGAGAACCCCGCGGAAACACCGCATCCCGGTCCGCTGTATCCGTATCCGCCCGGCTACCCGCCGCCCTCCTATGCCTTCCCGCCCGCGGCGCCGCCCAAGAACGGCTTCGGTATGGCCGCGCTGGTGTTGGCCGTCATCGGCCTGCTGAGCGTGGCGACGGTGTTCGCGCCCATTGCGTTGGGCGCCGCGGCGGTGATCCTCGGCGTTCTCGGCCGCGGGCGGGCCAACCGCGGCATAGCCAACAATGGTGGTGTCGCGATTGCCGGGATCGTGTTGGGCGCGTTGGCGATCGTCGTCGGTCTGGCGTTCATTGCGATCTGGACGACGGTTTGGAAAGACGTCCGGGGCGGTGACTTCATCGACTGTATCCAAAGGGCCGGCAACAACCAGGCCGCCGAACAGCATTGCGCGGATCAGTTCCGGCACAGTGTGCAGGACCGGTTGAGTGTCACCCTGACGCCGAAGTCGGCGCCGTGA
- the trpB gene encoding tryptophan synthase subunit beta has product MADILRPELPRSSAAIAEPTTHDPDARGHFGVYGGRFVAEALMAVIEEVTAAYEKVRTDQAYLDELDRLQTHYTGRPSPLYEATRLSEHAGGAHIFLKREDLNHTGSHKINNVLGQALLARQMGKTRVIAETGAGQHGVATATACALLGLDCVIYMGAVDTARQALNVARMRLLGAQVVSVESGSKTLKDAINEAFRDWVTNADNTYYCFGTAAGPHPFPTMVRDFQRVIGLEARVQIQDQAGRLPDAVTACVGGGSNAIGIFHAFLDDPGVRLVGFEAAGDGVETGRHAATFTGGTPGAFQGSFSFLLQDEDGQTIESHSISAGLDYPGVGPEHAFLKDIGRAEYRPITDSEAMDAFRLLCRTEGIIPAIESAHAVAGALKLGVELGTGAIIVVNLSGRGDKDVETAAKWFGLLADGDGQA; this is encoded by the coding sequence ATGGCTGACATCTTGCGTCCCGAACTCCCGCGTTCTAGCGCGGCAATCGCCGAGCCCACCACCCACGATCCCGACGCTCGTGGCCATTTCGGTGTCTACGGTGGTCGTTTCGTTGCGGAAGCGCTGATGGCCGTCATCGAGGAAGTCACCGCGGCCTACGAGAAGGTGCGCACCGACCAGGCATACCTCGACGAACTGGACCGCTTGCAGACGCACTACACCGGCAGGCCGTCGCCGCTGTACGAGGCGACTCGACTCAGCGAGCATGCCGGTGGCGCCCACATCTTCCTCAAACGAGAAGACCTCAACCACACCGGTTCTCACAAAATCAACAACGTGCTCGGCCAGGCGTTGCTGGCCCGCCAGATGGGCAAGACCCGGGTGATCGCCGAGACCGGCGCCGGTCAGCACGGGGTGGCGACCGCGACGGCGTGCGCATTGCTCGGACTGGATTGCGTGATCTACATGGGTGCCGTCGACACCGCCCGGCAGGCGCTCAACGTGGCCCGGATGCGTCTGCTAGGCGCCCAGGTCGTGTCGGTCGAGTCGGGGTCGAAGACGCTCAAGGACGCCATCAACGAGGCGTTTCGCGACTGGGTCACCAACGCCGACAACACCTATTACTGCTTCGGTACTGCCGCTGGGCCGCATCCGTTTCCGACGATGGTCCGCGATTTTCAGCGGGTGATCGGCCTGGAGGCACGGGTCCAGATTCAGGATCAGGCCGGTCGCCTGCCAGACGCCGTCACCGCTTGCGTGGGCGGGGGATCGAACGCGATCGGCATCTTCCATGCCTTCCTCGACGATCCGGGTGTCCGTCTGGTCGGCTTCGAGGCCGCGGGCGACGGCGTCGAAACCGGCCGGCACGCCGCCACGTTCACCGGCGGGACGCCCGGCGCGTTCCAGGGTTCGTTTTCGTTCCTGTTGCAGGACGAGGACGGGCAGACGATCGAATCGCATTCGATCTCGGCCGGCCTGGATTATCCCGGCGTGGGCCCCGAACACGCATTCCTGAAAGACATTGGGCGAGCTGAATACCGCCCGATCACCGACAGCGAGGCAATGGATGCGTTCCGGCTGTTGTGTCGCACCGAGGGCATCATCCCGGCGATCGAGTCGGCCCACGCGGTTGCGGGCGCGCTCAAGCTCGGCGTCGAGTTGGGAACCGGCGCGATCATCGTCGTGAATCTGTCCGGCCGCGGTGACAAAGACGTCGAGACCGCAGCCAAGTGGTTTGGCTTGCTCGCGGACGGCGACGGGCAAGCATGA
- a CDS encoding anthranilate synthase component I — protein sequence MHANLAAATTSREAFRALAAEHRVVPVTRKVLADAETPLSAYRKLADNRPGTFLLESAENGRSWSRWSFIGAGAPSALTVRDGNAVWLGAVPQDAPTGGDPLQALHQTLELLATAVLPGLPPLSSGMVGFFAYDLVRRLERLPELAADDLNLPDMLLLLATDLAAVDHHEGTITLIANAVNWNGTDERVDEAYDDAIARLEVMTTALEQPLPSTVATFTRPEPQHRSQRTVEEYGEIVERLVAEIERGEAFQVVPSQRFEMDTHVEAIDVYRMLRVSNPSPYMYLLHVPNGEGGTAFSIAGSSPEALVTVQEGWATTHPIAGTRWRGETEDEDQLLEKELLADEKERAEHLMLVDLGRNDLGRVCVPGSVRVEDYSHIERYSHVMHLVSTVTGQLAEGRSALDAVTACFPAGTLSGAPKVRAMELIEEVEKTRRGLYGGVVGYLDFAGNADFAIAIRTALMRDGTAYVQAGGGVVADSNGPYEYTEATNKARAVLSAIAAAETLSGPDVNRNG from the coding sequence GTGCACGCCAACCTCGCCGCCGCCACCACATCGCGGGAAGCCTTTCGCGCGCTGGCCGCCGAACACCGCGTGGTGCCCGTGACCCGCAAGGTGCTGGCGGACGCCGAGACTCCGCTGTCCGCGTACCGAAAGCTGGCCGACAACCGGCCCGGCACCTTCTTGCTGGAGTCGGCCGAGAACGGACGGTCGTGGTCGCGATGGTCGTTCATCGGCGCCGGTGCTCCCTCGGCGCTGACCGTTCGCGACGGCAACGCAGTGTGGCTGGGCGCGGTGCCACAGGACGCACCCACCGGCGGGGATCCATTGCAGGCACTGCACCAGACTCTGGAGCTGTTGGCCACGGCCGTGCTGCCGGGGCTGCCGCCGCTCTCGAGCGGCATGGTCGGCTTTTTCGCTTACGACCTGGTGCGACGTCTAGAACGGCTGCCGGAGCTGGCGGCCGACGATTTGAACCTGCCGGACATGTTGCTGCTGCTCGCCACTGACCTGGCCGCCGTCGACCACCACGAGGGCACGATCACGCTGATCGCCAACGCGGTGAACTGGAACGGCACCGACGAGCGCGTGGATGAGGCCTACGACGATGCCATCGCCCGGCTGGAGGTAATGACGACCGCGCTCGAGCAGCCGTTGCCGTCGACCGTGGCGACGTTCACCCGGCCCGAGCCGCAGCACCGCTCCCAGCGAACGGTGGAAGAGTACGGCGAAATCGTCGAGCGCCTGGTCGCAGAAATCGAGCGGGGCGAGGCGTTCCAGGTGGTTCCGTCGCAGCGTTTCGAAATGGACACTCACGTCGAGGCAATCGACGTGTACCGGATGCTTCGCGTCTCCAACCCCAGCCCGTACATGTATCTACTGCATGTGCCCAATGGCGAAGGCGGGACTGCCTTTTCGATTGCCGGGTCGAGTCCTGAGGCTTTGGTCACCGTGCAGGAAGGGTGGGCGACCACTCACCCGATCGCCGGGACCCGGTGGCGCGGTGAAACCGAGGACGAGGACCAGCTGCTCGAAAAGGAACTGTTGGCCGACGAGAAGGAACGCGCCGAGCACCTGATGTTGGTCGACCTCGGCCGCAACGATCTGGGCCGGGTGTGTGTGCCGGGAAGCGTCCGGGTCGAGGACTACAGCCACATCGAGCGCTACAGCCATGTGATGCACCTGGTCTCGACGGTGACGGGGCAGCTGGCCGAGGGCCGCAGCGCACTGGACGCCGTGACGGCCTGCTTTCCCGCGGGCACGTTGTCGGGGGCGCCGAAGGTCCGCGCGATGGAATTGATCGAAGAGGTGGAGAAAACCCGGCGCGGCCTCTACGGCGGTGTAGTCGGGTATCTCGATTTCGCCGGGAACGCCGACTTCGCGATCGCGATCCGGACCGCCCTGATGCGTGACGGCACCGCCTACGTGCAGGCCGGCGGCGGCGTGGTGGCCGACTCCAACGGGCCTTACGAGTACACCGAGGCGACCAATAAGGCGCGGGCGGTGCTCAGCGCGATCGCCGCTGCGGAAACCCTCAGCGGTCCCGACGTGAACCGCAATGGCTGA
- a CDS encoding DUF2752 domain-containing protein has translation MSGPAGGFGADPPAARRHRYTVLGSAALLAAALGYIGLADPHKPGSFLPACPFRLLTGWNCPACGGLRMVHDVLHGHLAAAINDNIVLLIGLPLLGGWALLRRRREQWPLTLPAAATVIVTLVTWTVVRNLPGFPLVPTLLTH, from the coding sequence ATGTCCGGCCCAGCGGGGGGATTCGGCGCTGACCCGCCCGCTGCGCGCCGGCACCGCTACACCGTGCTTGGATCGGCTGCACTGCTGGCCGCCGCGCTCGGTTACATCGGACTGGCTGACCCGCACAAGCCGGGTTCTTTCCTGCCGGCCTGCCCGTTCCGGTTGCTCACCGGATGGAACTGCCCGGCGTGCGGTGGGCTACGGATGGTCCACGACGTGCTGCACGGGCATCTGGCCGCCGCGATCAACGACAACATTGTCCTGCTGATCGGCCTCCCGCTGCTGGGCGGTTGGGCCCTGTTGCGCCGGCGCCGCGAGCAGTGGCCGCTGACACTCCCGGCGGCCGCAACCGTCATCGTCACACTGGTGACGTGGACGGTGGTCCGCAACCTGCCCGGATTCCCGCTGGTTCCGACGTTGCTCACCCATTAG
- the trpA gene encoding tryptophan synthase subunit alpha, protein MTVQQSEKSRLRALFNTCRDEHRAALIGYLPTGYPDVAGSIDAMKALTESGCDLIEVGVPYSDPGMDGPVIANATEVALQGGVRVRDTLSAVEAISAAGGRAVVMTYWNPVLRYGVDAFARDLAAAGGYGLITPDLIPDEADEWLAASEQHQLDRIFLVAPSSTPQRLADTVEASRGFVYAASTMGVTGARDAVSNAAPELVGRVKEVSDIAVGVGLGVRSREQAAEIARYADGVIVGSALVSALSDGLPTMRALSKELAEGVRQGISAP, encoded by the coding sequence ATGACCGTCCAGCAAAGCGAAAAGAGCCGGCTCCGAGCGCTTTTCAACACCTGCCGGGATGAACACCGGGCGGCGCTGATCGGATACCTGCCGACCGGGTATCCGGACGTTGCCGGATCGATCGACGCGATGAAGGCGCTGACCGAATCCGGCTGCGACCTCATCGAAGTCGGTGTCCCGTATTCGGATCCCGGGATGGACGGCCCGGTGATTGCAAACGCCACGGAGGTGGCTCTGCAGGGCGGCGTGCGGGTGCGCGACACGCTGTCCGCCGTCGAGGCCATCAGCGCAGCGGGCGGTCGCGCTGTGGTGATGACGTACTGGAACCCGGTCCTGCGCTACGGAGTTGACGCTTTTGCTCGTGACCTGGCCGCGGCGGGCGGATATGGCCTTATCACGCCGGACCTCATCCCCGACGAGGCCGACGAGTGGCTCGCGGCCTCCGAGCAGCACCAGCTGGACCGCATCTTCCTGGTCGCACCGTCATCGACACCGCAGCGTTTGGCCGACACCGTCGAGGCGTCGCGCGGTTTCGTCTATGCCGCGTCGACAATGGGCGTGACCGGTGCCCGGGACGCGGTGTCGAACGCCGCGCCGGAATTGGTCGGCAGGGTCAAAGAGGTTTCCGACATCGCGGTCGGGGTCGGGCTGGGCGTCCGGTCGCGCGAACAGGCCGCCGAGATCGCCCGCTATGCCGACGGCGTCATCGTGGGCTCGGCGCTGGTCTCCGCGTTGTCCGATGGTCTGCCTACCATGCGTGCACTCAGCAAAGAACTCGCTGAAGGTGTCCGCCAGGGGATCTCGGCGCCGTGA
- the pyk gene encoding pyruvate kinase, translating into MARRGKIVCTLGPATSSDESVRALVEAGMDVARLNFSHGDYSDHKTSYDRVRAASDATGRAVGVLADLQGPKIRLGRFADGPTYWANGETVRITVADCEGNHDRISTTYKQLAQDAVPGDRVLVDDGNVGLVVDHIDGDDVVCTVTEGGPVSNNKGMSLPGMSVSAPALSEKDVDDLEFALHLGVDMVALSFVRSPSDVELVHEVMDRVGRRVPVIAKLEKPEAIDNLEAVVLAFDAVMVARGDLGVELPLEEVPLVQKRAIQMARENAKPVIVATQMLESMIEHSRPTRAEASDVANAVLDGADAVMLSGETSVGKYPLAAVQTMARIICAVEENSTAAPPLTHVPRTKRGVISYAARDIGERLDAKALVAFTQSGDTVRRLARLHTPLPLLAFTPLPEVRSQLAMTWGTETFIVPIMQTTDGMIRQVDKSLLSLGRYKRGDLVVIVAGAPPGTVGSTNLIHVHRIGEEDV; encoded by the coding sequence GTGGCAAGGCGCGGAAAGATCGTCTGTACGCTCGGTCCGGCCACCAGCTCCGACGAGTCGGTCCGGGCGCTGGTCGAAGCTGGGATGGACGTTGCCCGGCTCAACTTCAGCCACGGTGACTACAGCGACCACAAAACGTCCTACGACCGGGTGCGTGCAGCCTCCGATGCCACCGGCCGCGCGGTAGGCGTACTGGCCGATCTGCAGGGACCCAAGATCAGGCTCGGACGCTTCGCCGACGGCCCGACCTACTGGGCCAACGGCGAAACGGTGCGAATCACCGTCGCGGACTGCGAGGGCAACCACGACCGGATCTCGACGACGTACAAGCAGCTGGCGCAAGACGCCGTCCCCGGCGACCGGGTGCTGGTGGACGACGGCAACGTCGGATTGGTGGTCGACCACATCGACGGTGACGACGTGGTCTGCACGGTCACCGAGGGCGGGCCGGTCAGTAACAACAAGGGCATGTCACTGCCCGGCATGAGTGTCTCGGCGCCCGCACTGTCGGAGAAAGACGTCGACGACCTCGAGTTCGCCTTACATCTCGGTGTCGACATGGTCGCGCTGTCGTTCGTCCGCTCCCCGTCGGATGTCGAGCTCGTACACGAGGTGATGGACCGCGTCGGCCGGCGGGTGCCGGTGATCGCCAAGCTGGAGAAGCCGGAGGCGATCGACAACCTCGAGGCCGTTGTGCTGGCCTTCGACGCGGTGATGGTCGCGCGCGGCGACCTGGGCGTCGAGCTGCCGTTGGAAGAGGTGCCGCTCGTCCAGAAGCGGGCCATCCAAATGGCAAGGGAGAACGCCAAACCCGTGATCGTGGCGACTCAGATGCTGGAGTCGATGATCGAGCATTCGCGGCCGACTCGGGCCGAGGCGTCCGATGTCGCCAACGCCGTCCTCGACGGGGCCGACGCGGTGATGCTGTCCGGCGAGACGTCGGTCGGCAAGTATCCGTTGGCGGCGGTCCAGACCATGGCACGCATCATCTGCGCGGTGGAGGAGAACTCGACCGCCGCTCCACCGCTGACGCATGTGCCCCGGACCAAGCGCGGCGTGATCAGCTATGCCGCCCGCGACATCGGCGAGCGGCTGGACGCCAAGGCGCTGGTGGCCTTCACCCAGTCCGGTGACACCGTCCGGCGCCTTGCGCGACTGCACACGCCGCTGCCGCTGCTGGCCTTCACCCCGCTGCCGGAGGTGCGTAGCCAGCTGGCGATGACGTGGGGGACGGAGACTTTCATCGTGCCGATCATGCAGACCACCGACGGCATGATCCGCCAGGTGGACAAGTCGTTGCTGTCGCTGGGGCGCTACAAGCGCGGCGACCTGGTGGTGATCGTCGCAGGCGCTCCGCCGGGCACGGTGGGGTCGACCAACCTGATTCACGTGCACCGCATCGGCGAAGAGGACGTCTGA
- the trpC gene encoding indole-3-glycerol phosphate synthase TrpC, which yields MSSASVLDSIIEGVRADVAAREAVLSMPEIKAAAEAAPPPRDVLAALREPGIGVIAEVKRASPSAGELASIADPAALACAYEEGGARIISVLTEERRFHGSLADLDSVRAAVSIPVLRKDFVVGPYQIHEARAHGADMLLLIVAALDQPALESMLERTESLGMTALVEVHTEAEADRALKAGARVIGVNARDLRTLRVDRDCFARIAPGLPSDVIRIAESGVRGRADLLAYAGAGADAVLVGEGLVTSGDPRAACADLVTAGKHPSCPKPAR from the coding sequence ATGAGTTCGGCTAGCGTGCTCGACTCCATCATCGAAGGAGTCCGTGCCGACGTTGCCGCCCGTGAAGCGGTTCTGAGCATGCCGGAGATCAAGGCAGCCGCCGAAGCCGCCCCGCCACCTCGTGATGTGTTGGCGGCGCTGCGCGAACCCGGTATCGGTGTGATCGCCGAAGTGAAGCGGGCCAGCCCGTCGGCGGGGGAGCTCGCGTCGATCGCTGACCCGGCCGCGCTGGCGTGTGCCTACGAAGAGGGCGGCGCCCGGATTATCAGCGTGCTGACCGAAGAACGCCGCTTCCACGGCAGCCTCGCCGACCTCGACTCGGTGCGCGCCGCGGTGTCAATCCCGGTGCTGCGCAAAGACTTCGTGGTGGGCCCCTACCAAATTCACGAGGCCCGGGCGCATGGCGCCGACATGCTTCTGCTGATTGTCGCCGCGCTCGACCAGCCGGCGCTGGAGTCGATGCTGGAGCGCACCGAATCGCTGGGCATGACCGCACTCGTCGAGGTACACACCGAAGCCGAGGCGGACCGGGCCCTGAAGGCGGGGGCCCGCGTGATCGGCGTCAACGCCCGCGATCTGCGTACTCTGCGAGTCGATCGGGATTGCTTCGCGCGCATCGCCCCGGGGCTTCCCTCCGACGTCATCCGGATCGCCGAGTCCGGTGTGCGGGGCAGGGCCGATCTGCTGGCGTACGCCGGCGCAGGTGCCGACGCCGTGCTGGTGGGCGAAGGTCTGGTAACCAGCGGAGACCCCCGCGCTGCCTGCGCCGACCTGGTGACTGCCGGCAAGCACCCGTCGTGCCCCAAGCCGGCCCGCTAG
- a CDS encoding peroxiredoxin: MKTGDTVADFELPDQTGTPRRLSALLSDGPVVLFFYPAAMTPGCTKEACHFRDLAQEFAAVGANRVGISVDPVAKQAKFADTQGFDYPLLSDTDGAIANQFGVKRGLLGKLLPVKRTTFVIDTDRTVLDVISSELSMESHADKALQTLRARG, from the coding sequence ATGAAAACCGGTGACACCGTGGCTGACTTCGAACTTCCCGACCAGACCGGCACGCCGCGCCGGCTCAGCGCCTTGCTGTCCGATGGGCCTGTGGTGTTGTTCTTCTACCCGGCAGCCATGACGCCCGGTTGCACGAAAGAGGCCTGCCACTTCCGCGACCTGGCTCAGGAATTCGCGGCCGTCGGAGCGAACCGAGTCGGAATCAGCGTCGATCCCGTTGCCAAGCAAGCGAAGTTCGCCGACACGCAGGGTTTCGATTACCCGCTGCTGTCCGACACCGACGGCGCGATCGCCAACCAATTCGGGGTCAAGCGGGGACTTTTGGGCAAGCTGCTTCCGGTCAAGCGCACCACGTTTGTCATCGACACCGACCGCACAGTGCTCGACGTGATCTCCAGCGAGCTCAGCATGGAGTCCCACGCCGACAAGGCATTACAGACACTGCGCGCCCGCGGATAG
- a CDS encoding TIGR02234 family membrane protein — MADAQPAAGRRALRAAQVLLVVCAAGLWAASRLTWVELNTFDGLGPPKVVTLSGSGWSSALLPLALLLLAAALAALAVRGWALRALAVLVAVASLATGYLAISTLETPDIALRGADLARVPLIELVGSKRHYPGPVTTLVAAVGIVVAAVLLMRTAASAGGTGTKYLAPAARRSVARRGDEAPSERTMWDEIDEGRDPTDAPDDPPTRT, encoded by the coding sequence ATGGCTGATGCACAGCCCGCCGCCGGGCGCCGGGCCCTCCGGGCGGCGCAGGTGTTGCTGGTCGTCTGCGCCGCCGGGCTGTGGGCGGCTTCGCGGCTGACCTGGGTCGAGCTGAACACCTTCGACGGGCTGGGCCCACCGAAGGTCGTCACGCTGTCCGGGTCGGGGTGGTCGTCGGCGCTGCTGCCCCTGGCGCTGCTGCTGCTGGCCGCCGCGCTGGCCGCCCTTGCGGTGCGGGGGTGGGCGCTGCGGGCGCTTGCGGTGCTGGTGGCCGTCGCCAGCTTGGCGACGGGGTACCTGGCCATCAGCACCCTGGAAACGCCAGACATCGCTCTGCGGGGTGCCGACCTGGCGCGCGTGCCGCTAATCGAGTTGGTCGGCAGCAAGCGGCACTACCCGGGGCCGGTGACCACGCTGGTGGCGGCGGTGGGCATTGTGGTCGCCGCGGTGCTGCTGATGCGCACCGCGGCCTCCGCCGGGGGAACCGGCACGAAGTATCTGGCGCCCGCCGCCCGTCGCTCCGTGGCGCGACGAGGGGACGAGGCCCCGTCGGAACGAACGATGTGGGACGAGATCGACGAGGGCCGCGACCCGACCGACGCGCCGGATGATCCGCCGACGAGAACCTGA
- a CDS encoding bifunctional lysylphosphatidylglycerol flippase/synthetase MprF gives MKESSLKLVSRVRSDQQVSHVDSTAARWSAVAALVLAGCWPIVIIVRTHTYTGSHAPGRLGWSVAILAAVAFIVRGLFLTRPVTMGHAALAAISLTAGIAAHLLGFKLLGGVLIAGSGLALMWPITARARPGDLARIWKLVDASNRDPLAPFTMQAGKCYLFSPDGGAALAYRTRLGYAVVSGDPIGDDAQFAQLVADFVAHCRLHGWRIAVLACSERRLPLWRDPRVVGRALRPIPIGRDVVIDVGDFTMEGRRFRNLRQAVRRTHNCGITTEIIAEQDLDERQLAELSGVLRASPSGARFDRGFSMGLDGVLEGRFPGLQLAVARDASGRAQGFHRYATAGGGREVSLDVPWRRRGAPNGIDERLTVDMIKAAKDAGAQRVSLSFAAFADLFEERQRNLAHTVFYWLIHRLDPLIALESLCKYLQKFHAMGERRYVLVSLSQLVPLLFVMMSLEFVPRRRRL, from the coding sequence GTGAAGGAGTCGTCACTCAAGCTCGTAAGCCGAGTCCGTTCGGATCAGCAAGTCAGCCACGTCGATTCGACGGCCGCGCGGTGGTCGGCCGTGGCTGCCTTGGTGCTCGCCGGCTGCTGGCCGATCGTGATCATCGTGCGCACCCATACATACACGGGGTCGCACGCGCCGGGCCGACTCGGGTGGTCGGTGGCGATACTGGCCGCGGTTGCGTTCATCGTCCGTGGACTCTTCCTGACGCGACCAGTCACCATGGGTCACGCTGCCCTGGCGGCCATCAGCCTCACAGCCGGCATTGCCGCCCACCTATTGGGTTTCAAGCTCCTCGGCGGCGTCCTGATCGCCGGTTCCGGCCTCGCGCTGATGTGGCCGATCACCGCGCGGGCACGGCCCGGGGACCTGGCGCGCATATGGAAACTGGTCGATGCCAGCAACCGCGACCCGTTGGCTCCGTTCACCATGCAGGCCGGTAAGTGCTACCTGTTCAGCCCCGACGGCGGGGCGGCCCTGGCATACCGGACTCGGCTCGGATACGCGGTCGTCAGCGGCGACCCCATCGGCGACGATGCGCAGTTTGCCCAACTGGTCGCCGATTTCGTCGCCCATTGCCGCCTGCATGGCTGGCGAATTGCGGTGCTCGCGTGCAGCGAGCGCCGGTTACCGCTCTGGCGTGACCCGCGCGTTGTCGGAAGAGCTTTGCGGCCGATACCGATCGGGCGTGATGTCGTGATCGACGTAGGGGATTTCACGATGGAAGGCCGCAGGTTCCGCAACCTACGCCAAGCCGTTCGCCGCACTCACAACTGCGGGATCACCACTGAGATCATCGCCGAACAAGACCTCGACGAGCGGCAGCTGGCCGAGCTGAGCGGAGTCCTGCGGGCATCGCCGAGCGGGGCGCGCTTCGACCGCGGATTCAGCATGGGCCTCGACGGCGTGCTCGAAGGCCGTTTCCCAGGACTGCAATTGGCCGTCGCGCGGGATGCATCAGGCCGCGCGCAAGGATTCCACCGATACGCGACCGCTGGTGGCGGCCGAGAGGTCAGCCTCGACGTGCCGTGGCGGCGCCGCGGTGCGCCGAACGGAATCGACGAGCGGCTCACTGTCGACATGATCAAGGCAGCCAAAGATGCTGGTGCTCAACGAGTGTCACTGTCCTTCGCAGCTTTCGCCGACCTATTCGAAGAGCGGCAACGGAATTTGGCGCATACCGTCTTCTACTGGCTGATCCATCGCCTGGACCCGTTGATCGCGCTTGAGTCGTTGTGTAAATACCTGCAAAAATTCCACGCCATGGGCGAACGTCGTTATGTGCTGGTGTCGCTCAGCCAGCTGGTGCCGTTGCTTTTCGTGATGATGTCGCTGGAATTCGTGCCGCGCCGGCGACGCCTGTAG